gatgctagctagcgttagcccTTAACGGCTAATGTTTGGCAACTTGGCTTGCAAGCCAGCCTTGAAGAAGTCTACAGAAATAGTAAACAACAACGGGGAGTACTAAGTTGTAGCTTATACTTAGCATTATGCATGATGTGAAACATGGTGTGGTATAGTTCGAAAACAAACGAATTTAATATTCGACTAAATTCGTGAGTTCTTCAAATAAAGATGGTCCCGAGTCTTCAAGCAGTCGAGACGAAGCGACGAAAAAACGCGGTTATCTGCCTTGGCTAGGTTAGCTGGTTAGCACGCTTCCTTTTAAATCGAAGTTAGAGGCACATAAAGTAACCTTGATGTAACGGTAATATGTTACGTTAGTTTCTTGAATTGAGGATATTCGGAGTCTATCAAATGGTTAGCTACATGGATAACTGACCACAGTGCCCGAAGCATTGTTTGTGAACTTGATGTCTGAGCCAGTCCCAGTGCAACCTGAGGGCGCGTTGTTTAGCGAGGCAGCTAACGTCATTTAGCTTGCTAACCTACCCGGCTAAATTAGGTACAAGCAAGGTCGCTTACGCCTAATTAAATATCTTGAATTTGGTAACCAATTTAGTTTCGCACATTGGGGATGAATGGTTATTTGTGTTAAACTACCATGGATAAACATGCAGGCCTAAATGCATAACCTACAGGCATTAGACAGGCGTCTTAACCGTGGGTAGTTCCCTCCTAGTGTTTGCCGCTCTTATGCTGCGTTCAAAACAACGGAAAACTTTCGACTTTTGAAGACCTTGCGTTCACCTGTTCAACTTGTTAAAACAGTGTAAATGCACGCAGCAACCTTTATGCCCTCTGAACTATGTTAACCTTACATTAGCATTTGTGTTAGTTTAAATCATTAATAGCCAATCATGTTCGATTAGACTATTAAGCTAATATCAGTTATTCCAAACATGTTTGAAAAAGCTGTAACGCCGGCAACTTCACTAATATAGAAATGAAGAATGCAAACATTACATACAGTGGTAAACGACTTGTTAAAAGTAATGAAATGGCGTTTGTAATATTGTCATAATGGAGGTCGCCATGGTTGTAGTTGTGACGTCAAGTCGGTTAAATCGAGGCGCAGAATATCCGCTCGAGTTTTCGAGCAAAAAGTCCGACTTGACCGTGCGTTCAAATCATTATGTCCAAGTCGGAGCTTGTATCGTTATTTTCCCAGTTTCTGACGTGTCGTGAACCCAGCATTACTCCTAACGCCACGCAGTATTTACAACTTTCATGCAGCAGGTGCGTTTGTAAACAAACACTAACGCGACTAACGTTGACTAGTAAAGTTAACATTCTGATGCACCAAATTACTTTTCTAAAGGTGGCTTGTTACTTGTGATGTTACATCGTAACACTTATTCGGTATTAGCTTTGGATGCATTTATCATTAATCATAGTTCCTCGATGCTGCGACGGTTTCGTCCAAGTGCACGGTCACCTCCTTTTGGCGGAAAAGGTTGCCCACATAACCAGGAAGCGCACAGTTAGCTCGGTAAAGCGTCTGCCTGTCATACAGCTGCAGACGTCTTGGTATGTTATGCCTAGGTGGTCTGCATACTCTTATTTGAATGTCATATTAAAGGACCCTACTCACTGCTTTTATTGAAAAATGTATGTAGaatgtttgagctcaacagccaattcaATTTCACCCACCTCCCAATGCTTCTGAAGCAACATCTTGATTGGCAGGAATGGTGTATGGCTGATCCAAGCAACATTATTTCTAATTTACACCTGAATTTTATTTTTAGTGCATTCACAGAACAGGCCGCTGGGCTAGAGTATGGCCAGGAGCAATTTGAcaagtttgacaaaaaaagTGTGTTGGAATAGTGTCCCAGACCACCTTTAATGGCACTGCTTGACTGACTGAATTGTTTCCACAGGTGTTTGAGCTTGTTGTGGACAACAGCCGCTCTAGCGACGGAGAGATAGTGGGCCTGTCTGATGAATACAAAGAGCTGGAGTTTCTGAGTATGGTGAACGTTGGACTGACCTCCCTGGCCAAACTGCCATCGCTGCTGAAGCTTCGCAAGGTGAGTTTGAATGGTACTGCTTTGAAGAGAACCACAAACAAATTCCAGTGGAGCTTTCAGAGTTGCACAGGGCAATCTTCGTTGTTAATGAATGTTCGTTTCATTGCCTCTGATCATTATGTTTTGTAGTTATGCATTATTATGCAAATGTACTTACTACACCACATTGAACGGAAACATTTCCTTGTTGGGTGTATTCAACTGCAAACCTATTCACACCATTTACTGCTCACTCTGTGCAGTTGGACATAAGCGATAACGTCATCTCAGGGGGCCTGAAGACCTTGTCAGAGAAATGTCCCAATCTGACCTATCTGGTTCTGAGTGGAAACGACATCAAGGAGCCGAACGCAGTGGAAGCGCTGGTGAGTTGTGCAGAAGGATTTAGTCGAACCGCTTCCTCGGTTCTGCCTCTGAGCACGTTTCCTTTGGATTCGTTCAGGCACAGAGGAAAAGCCGGCCCTTACATTGTCACCGGAGAAGTCATTTAATATAACACTGCCCTTTTTTTCATCAAAGATGTACATACTTCTGTGGTTCATGTGACGCTGTCGTGTCCTGTGTAAAGTCTTTTCCACATTCAAGCTTTTACTCTGCTTCCTGCAGAAAAACCTCAAGAGTCTGAAGAGGCTGGACCTGTTTAACTGTGACGTCACCTCGAAGGATGACTACAGGGAGAACGTCTTTGAGCTGCTGCCTCAGCTGACTTTCTTGGATGGGTTTGACCAGGATGACAATGAAGGTGTGTTGAGGTTGGGAGATGCAATAGTATATGGTTGGGTACATACATAGTCCGTTAGGTACGCCCCCTACAGTTTAATACACGCATGTGAACCCAGATATTACATTATGTAATTTTCCTATAGTTTCCAAAACTGAATACTGCATGCATGTTGcacaaaataaatagataattgTTTAAAGGATGGTGCAATTTAAATTTGTTAAGTAAATATAATGCTACAGAGACCTTACTGTGGCCCAAAAACGTGATGCACACCAAACCATCCCTAGTGGACAAAGTACTATCGATGCCCTTAGGGACAGGCATTTTCAGCAAAAACACTATTCGATAATCGCTCGGAACTATTTGAATATTAGTCACTATCCCCTTTAGCATAATCAGTAATAAAACTTGAATTGTGTGAGGTTCCATTAGCTAAATCAGTCCAGGTAGATAGAAGAAGAAATCATGTGATTGTACAGAATTGGTGATGTGCTGATCACCCAGACGTGCAACTGTGTTGTGGGGAGCTGAACCTGAAGATGGTAAAGACgcagcttgttttgtttttcagatgaggaagaggatgatggaGAAGTCCCTGGAGTTGgagatgacgacgatgatgatctCTCAGATGATGATGTCTCCGATGATGAGGTCTCGGATGGTGAAGAGGAGGTCGGCCTGTCCTATCTCATGAAGGATGGGATCCAGGTAATCAGTGGTCATTTAATGTCCTTTGCGCTAAAAGTCTGTATGGTGAAATATGTATTGTGAAAATTCCCTGTTTCACATCAAATACTATTGACAGGACGAGGAAGATGATGACGACTAcgtagaagaggaagaggaggaagatgtaGATGGTGGTGAGTATTATTT
The DNA window shown above is from Clupea harengus chromosome 11, Ch_v2.0.2, whole genome shotgun sequence and carries:
- the LOC105908933 gene encoding acidic leucine-rich nuclear phosphoprotein 32 family member E-like isoform X2, with amino-acid sequence MDLKKRVEKEVGSRAPEEVFELVVDNSRSSDGEIVGLSDEYKELEFLSMVNVGLTSLAKLPSLLKLRKLDISDNVISGGLKTLSEKCPNLTYLVLSGNDIKEPNAVEALKNLKSLKRLDLFNCDVTSKDDYRENVFELLPQLTFLDGFDQDDNEDEEEDDGEVPGVGDDDDDDLSDDDVSDDEVSDGEEEVGLSYLMKDGIQDEEDDDDYVEEEEEEDVDGVDAAVAQGEKRKRDPVDEGDDDDEDDD
- the LOC105908933 gene encoding acidic leucine-rich nuclear phosphoprotein 32 family member E-like isoform X1, with the protein product MDLKKRVEKEVGSRAPEEVFELVVDNSRSSDGEIVGLSDEYKELEFLSMVNVGLTSLAKLPSLLKLRKLDISDNVISGGLKTLSEKCPNLTYLVLSGNDIKEPNAVEALKNLKSLKRLDLFNCDVTSKDDYRENVFELLPQLTFLDGFDQDDNEDEEEDDGEVPGVGDDDDDDLSDDDVSDDEVSDGEEEVGLSYLMKDGIQDEEDDDDYVEEEEEEDVDGEVDAAVAQGEKRKRDPVDEGDDDDEDDD